In Populus alba chromosome 1, ASM523922v2, whole genome shotgun sequence, a single window of DNA contains:
- the LOC140954965 gene encoding pentatricopeptide repeat-containing protein At1g30610, chloroplastic-like — protein sequence MVLDASRAGKGEVLEITWKHLEQEDRIPPPLLVKERFCMMLEKEDFDSALACITTNSAGESQAFCKSAWLNVFEENAQRFRKDTLTRLMHELANQHVLVMMIRFRLRMNLEIIRPENASRLCGPIKEFLSV from the exons ATGGTACTGGATGCTTCTAGAGCTGGAAAG GGAGAAGTTTTGGAAATAACTTGGAAGCACTTGGAGCAGGAAGATAGGATTCCTCCACCGCTTCTTGTCAAAGAAAGATTTTGCATGATGCTTGAAAAAGAAGACTTCGATTCTGCTCTTGCTTGTATTACCACAAATTCTGCTGGAGAGTCTCAAGCATTCTGCAAAAGTGCCTGGTTGAATGTATTCGAAGAAAACGCTCAGCGGTTTAGAAAGGACACCCTCACGCGGCTAATGCATGAG CTAgcaaaccagcatgtcctagtAATGATGATAAGGTTTAGGTtgagaatgaatcttgaaattatTCGTCCTGAGAATGCCTCAAGACTATGTGGGCCAATTAAGGAGTTTCTATCAGTATAA
- the LOC140954960 gene encoding uncharacterized protein yields MEVIIMTNGQNGLSGFERNGNLTCNCSWKQHSSCGPLNSWRRPIFGVPLKSKRGKESDNRLVGGGGVIEKELEFKPSFGEYLKVMESVRTGRENNQVHKSNSYKLKDDLEGNDAPLLERDERSVKLRGFKDRVKVSKVMESDEFGENANGSSGEEDVVNAELDYRGGRIREFNHNVDGKESHAHANVRRKRGGATSDERWLRNGTRSSNSDLEDLNYRSYKLKGNLEESDAPSPVRHESSVNLRRFNNREKVSGVMESDEFGDNGDGCSGQEDVVNAELNYRAGRIRKFNHKVGGKESHVHANARKKMGRATSDE; encoded by the coding sequence ATGGAGGTGATAATTATGACAAATGGGCAAAACGGTTTATCTGGTTTTGAAAGAAATGGGAACTTAACCTGTAATTGTAGCTGGAAACAACATTCTTCATGTGGGCCTTTGAATTCTTGGAGACGTCCAATTTTTGGTGTTCCATTGAAGAGCAAGCGTGGGAAAGAATCTGATAATCGGTtggttggtggtggtggggttATTGAGAAAGAGTTAGAATTTAAACCATCTTTTGGTGAGTATTTGAAGGTTATGGAGTCTGTTAGGACTGGAAGAGAAAATAATCAAGTACATAAGTCAAATAGTTATAAGTTGAAGGATGATTTAGAGGGGAATGATGCGCCATTGTTGGAAAGAGATGAAAGGAGTGTAAAATTGAGGGGGTTTAAGGATCGAGTGAAGGTGTCCAAAGTCATGGAAAGTGATGAGTTTGGCGAGAATGCTAATGGGTCCAGTGGTGAGGAAGATGTAGTTAACGCAGAGCTTGATTACAGAGGAGGAAGAATTAGAGAGTTCAATCATAATGTGGATGGCAAAGAAAGTCATGCGCATGCTAATGTAAGAAGGAAGAGGGGAGGAGCTACAAGTGATGAGCGATGGTTGAGGAATGGCACCAGGAGCTCGAACTCAGACTTGGAGGACCTCAATTATAGGAGTTATAAGTTGAAGGGTAATTTAGAGGAGAGTGATGCCCCATCACCGGTAAGACATGAAAGCAGTGTGAATTTGAGGAGGTTTAACAATCGAGAAAAGGTGTCTGGAGTCATGGAAAGTGATGAGTTTGGTGACAATGGTGATGGATGCTCTGGTCAAGAAGATGTAGTTAATGCAGAGCTTAATTACAGAGCAGGTAGAATTAGAAAGTTCAATCATAAGGTGGGTGGCAAAGAAAGTCACGTGCATGCTAatgcaagaaagaaaatggGAAGAGCTACAAGTGATGAGTGA